One segment of Actinomyces sp. 432 DNA contains the following:
- a CDS encoding AlbA family DNA-binding domain-containing protein encodes MPVSFTGLLSVLPLNSTALPPAPRSPVLLFAVLIQPAALLVAYLAGRFASHLVRRRARISTSTATLTALIGLWAGFAGGAWLFNEDYLWAPRMLASAVVVAVIVVGLTALVITRIQHEPPLDPIAEVARRGESERLELKSSARVNMHTGKRDDAMETVVAKTVAAFLNSRGGTLLLGVDDDGRLIGLDPDYATLRQPDADRFELFLRSLWRVRLGTNAAALPRLDFAAAADGAGEVCRVTVPPSPVPVYLKGPKGNGGTELWVRVGNSTQRLEVDDAVSYVARRWPQEVRPSLRARVGAYLLYHRKRAAVPQAETD; translated from the coding sequence ATGCCCGTCTCGTTCACAGGCCTGCTTAGCGTCCTGCCGCTCAACTCCACCGCACTCCCACCGGCGCCGCGCAGCCCGGTGCTACTGTTCGCCGTCCTTATTCAGCCGGCGGCGCTGCTCGTGGCCTACCTGGCCGGCCGTTTCGCCTCCCACCTGGTGCGGCGGCGGGCACGTATCTCCACATCCACCGCCACCCTCACCGCTCTGATCGGGCTGTGGGCCGGGTTCGCCGGGGGCGCGTGGCTGTTCAACGAGGACTACTTATGGGCGCCGCGGATGCTGGCCTCCGCCGTCGTCGTCGCCGTGATCGTGGTGGGACTGACCGCGCTGGTCATAACCCGCATCCAGCACGAGCCGCCGTTGGACCCGATCGCCGAGGTGGCCCGGCGGGGCGAGTCGGAGCGTCTGGAGCTGAAATCCTCCGCCCGAGTCAACATGCACACCGGCAAGCGCGACGACGCCATGGAGACGGTTGTGGCCAAGACCGTGGCCGCCTTCCTCAACTCCCGGGGCGGGACCCTGCTGCTGGGCGTCGACGACGACGGGCGGCTGATCGGCCTGGACCCGGACTACGCCACCCTGCGTCAACCCGACGCCGACCGCTTCGAGCTCTTCCTGCGCAGCCTGTGGCGAGTGCGGTTGGGGACGAACGCCGCGGCGCTGCCGCGTCTGGACTTCGCGGCGGCCGCGGACGGGGCCGGTGAGGTATGCCGGGTGACGGTGCCGCCCTCGCCCGTGCCCGTGTACCTCAAGGGCCCCAAGGGCAATGGCGGTACCGAACTATGGGTCCGCGTGGGCAATTCCACGCAGCGGCTGGAGGTGGATGACGCCGTCTCCTACGTCGCCCGCCGCTGGCCGCAGGAAGTGCGCCCGAGCCTGCGCGCCCGCGTGGGTGCCTACCTGCTCTACCACCGCAAGCGTGCCGCGGTTCCGCAGGCGGAAACGGATTAG
- a CDS encoding aldo/keto reductase has translation MEYRQLGKSGLRVSTITLGTMGFGGTGFARTVGQIDVDGARRQIDIARDAGVNLFDTADMYSAGLSEEILGKALGADREDVLIATKVRMPMGEGPNDAGLSRHHIMRSVEASLRRLGTDHIDLYQVHEWDGVTPLEETLTALDDLVHAGKVRYIGCSNYAAWHMMKSLWTADRHGLTPFVSNQVHYSVQTRDIEHEIVPAAVDQGIGILVWSPLAGGLLTGKYRRGVDAPAGSRHVEGWDEPPVYDVEVLYDIVEELVAIADGHGVAPSQVALAYVLAKPAVTSVIVGARNEQQLQQNLGAADLVLTAEEMERLEQVSATGLPYPFWHHLNAADRLSPADLTLLARHLRDCG, from the coding sequence GGGCACCATGGGTTTTGGCGGCACCGGGTTCGCGCGCACGGTGGGTCAGATTGATGTGGACGGAGCGCGTCGGCAAATCGACATCGCACGCGACGCCGGAGTGAACCTCTTCGACACCGCCGACATGTACTCCGCCGGACTGTCCGAGGAGATCCTCGGCAAGGCGCTCGGCGCGGACCGCGAGGACGTCCTGATCGCCACCAAGGTGCGGATGCCCATGGGGGAGGGCCCCAATGACGCCGGCCTTTCCCGGCACCACATCATGCGCAGCGTGGAGGCGAGCCTGCGCCGCCTGGGCACTGACCACATCGACCTCTACCAGGTGCACGAGTGGGACGGGGTCACGCCCCTGGAGGAGACGCTTACCGCCCTGGACGATCTGGTGCACGCGGGCAAGGTGCGCTACATCGGCTGCTCCAACTATGCGGCCTGGCACATGATGAAGTCCCTGTGGACCGCCGACCGTCACGGCCTGACCCCGTTCGTCAGCAACCAGGTGCACTACTCCGTACAGACCCGGGATATCGAGCACGAGATCGTACCCGCCGCGGTGGACCAGGGCATAGGCATCCTGGTGTGGAGCCCGCTGGCAGGCGGGCTGCTGACCGGCAAGTACCGCCGCGGAGTCGACGCGCCCGCCGGCAGCCGCCACGTGGAGGGCTGGGACGAGCCGCCGGTGTATGACGTCGAAGTCCTCTACGACATCGTCGAGGAACTCGTGGCGATCGCCGACGGGCACGGCGTCGCACCCAGTCAGGTGGCTCTTGCCTACGTTCTGGCCAAGCCGGCGGTCACCTCGGTGATCGTGGGGGCCCGCAATGAGCAGCAGTTGCAGCAGAATCTCGGTGCTGCCGACTTGGTGCTCACTGCTGAGGAGATGGAGCGGCTGGAACAGGTCAGCGCAACCGGCTTGCCGTACCCGTTCTGGCACCACCTGAACGCCGCGGACCGGTTGAGTCCCGCCGACCTGACGTTGCTGGCTCGGCACCTGCGGGATTGCGGCTGA